From one uncultured Paludibacter sp. genomic stretch:
- a CDS encoding hypothetical protein (Evidence 5 : Unknown function), giving the protein MENIANDLSGFINWLFGSVFGLTILGIAIFIYFKNKRENEIEAEKEKRREIRKKNYQKKKENTTTIIETKITKIQNSKEQKTINNKEL; this is encoded by the coding sequence ATGGAAAATATTGCAAATGATTTAAGTGGTTTTATTAATTGGTTATTTGGATCTGTTTTTGGACTTACTATTTTAGGAATTGCTATTTTCATTTATTTTAAAAATAAAAGAGAAAATGAGATAGAAGCTGAAAAGGAAAAACGAAGAGAAATAAGGAAGAAAAATTATCAAAAGAAAAAAGAAAATACAACAACAATTATTGAAACTAAAATAACTAAAATACAAAATTCCAAAGAACAAAAAACTATTAATAATAAAGAACTATGA
- a CDS encoding hypothetical protein (Evidence 5 : Unknown function) — protein MKSYTTLTAPNGKEIRFAFRLNRFLVVMTNFNPFEFKSFAEAYMLSIEGFETLDGLGVYGDNSGYYIFRLKVGYDRDAIIDGIDQEFQKYFTDNINKK, from the coding sequence ATGAAAAGCTATACCACACTCACCGCGCCAAACGGCAAGGAAATACGTTTTGCGTTCCGCCTAAACCGTTTTTTGGTTGTGATGACCAACTTCAATCCTTTTGAATTTAAATCATTTGCTGAGGCATACATGCTCTCTATTGAGGGGTTTGAAACTCTGGACGGATTGGGAGTTTACGGCGATAATAGCGGTTATTACATATTCCGCCTTAAAGTAGGTTATGACAGAGACGCCATTATAGACGGCATAGATCAAGAATTTCAAAAATATTTTACAGATAATATAAATAAAAAATGA
- a CDS encoding hypothetical protein (Evidence 5 : Unknown function), with product MNYSQLSELSKTKGVLIKDLCLAVDMTRQGLQFSIDNQTIELRKLKLICEKLRISPAQFFEDGTFGLLQNTPKNQNKQIEMLEKEVQYLNKRLEDKEEIITLMKEKRSGYGIASEPKKY from the coding sequence ATGAATTACAGTCAATTATCAGAGTTATCAAAAACAAAAGGGGTTTTAATAAAAGATTTATGTCTTGCTGTAGACATGACTCGTCAAGGATTACAATTTTCTATTGATAATCAGACAATAGAATTAAGAAAATTAAAATTAATTTGCGAAAAACTGCGAATATCTCCTGCGCAATTTTTTGAGGATGGTACATTTGGTTTATTACAAAATACTCCTAAAAATCAAAATAAACAGATAGAAATGTTAGAAAAGGAAGTGCAATATTTAAATAAACGTTTGGAAGATAAAGAAGAAATAATTACTCTAATGAAAGAAAAAAGGAGCGGTTATGGAATTGCTTCTGAACCTAAAAAGTATTAA
- a CDS encoding hypothetical protein (Evidence 5 : Unknown function), with translation MSYQISPDQNTITINGNIYEFIEKNPLFPCDKCAFDGVDYYKSCDIAPCYPARRKDQKNGIFKLKK, from the coding sequence ATGAGCTACCAAATTTCACCCGACCAAAATACGATTACCATTAACGGGAATATTTATGAATTTATAGAAAAAAATCCTTTGTTTCCCTGCGATAAATGCGCATTTGATGGAGTTGACTATTATAAAAGTTGTGATATAGCTCCTTGCTATCCGGCAAGAAGAAAAGATCAAAAAAACGGAATTTTCAAACTTAAAAAATAA
- a CDS encoding conserved hypothetical protein (Evidence 4 : Unknown function but conserved in other organisms), with the protein MKTPITYYGGKQRNLFETEIENEAIKRIIKFSLIAKSMNFDVCLGFSGGKDSQVIYDLCCRSGIDFKAYFNHSFESSITLQFIKEHYPNVIWRHDHKFGFIENIWKNHSGLLPTIQRAYCCSDYKHNSKYVDKCSIVGVRKIESQSRKMRTTIEVKNKTILKKNKVLFNSYFEENCQSIGTQSIIQLKPIIDWTDDDVWNYLKKYKLPINPEYKKTKRVGCVVCPKANFNSNYYGLIENPKLIDAFIRAKEKGKYIDWYISGDKKDYSNDKCYYICRWLNHSFMPFTKSQEAKYTEVKNAYNKIKSTYYKLQTK; encoded by the coding sequence ATGAAAACCCCAATCACATATTACGGAGGTAAACAACGGAACTTGTTTGAAACCGAAATTGAAAATGAAGCAATTAAACGTATAATTAAATTTTCGTTGATTGCTAAATCAATGAATTTTGATGTTTGCTTAGGTTTTTCAGGCGGTAAAGATAGTCAGGTTATTTATGATCTTTGTTGTCGGTCTGGAATAGATTTTAAAGCATATTTCAATCACTCTTTTGAAAGTAGTATTACATTACAATTTATAAAAGAACATTATCCTAATGTCATTTGGCGCCACGACCATAAGTTTGGATTTATAGAAAATATCTGGAAAAATCATTCCGGGTTACTCCCAACTATTCAAAGAGCTTATTGTTGCTCTGATTATAAACATAATTCTAAATATGTAGATAAATGTAGTATTGTCGGAGTTAGAAAAATTGAAAGTCAAAGTAGAAAAATGCGTACTACGATTGAAGTGAAGAATAAAACTATTTTGAAAAAAAATAAAGTTTTGTTTAATTCTTATTTTGAAGAAAACTGCCAATCAATTGGAACACAAAGCATTATTCAATTGAAGCCGATTATTGATTGGACGGATGATGATGTTTGGAACTATTTGAAGAAGTATAAACTTCCTATAAATCCTGAATATAAAAAAACTAAAAGAGTTGGATGTGTCGTTTGTCCGAAAGCAAATTTTAATAGTAATTATTATGGGCTGATCGAAAATCCGAAATTGATAGATGCTTTTATAAGAGCTAAAGAAAAAGGAAAATATATTGACTGGTATATTTCTGGAGATAAAAAGGATTATTCAAATGATAAATGCTATTATATATGTCGATGGCTTAATCATTCTTTTATGCCTTTTACTAAATCACAAGAAGCTAAATATACTGAAGTAAAAAACGCATACAACAAAATTAAATCTACCTACTACAAACTACAAACTAAATGA
- a CDS encoding hypothetical protein (Evidence 5 : Unknown function), with protein MKEFKLRIEYQRGTQNDNKHVEIFRGVKTIERARKIIANRTNINRAVYRAEYYHNPLCIVGTPNKRNGEIRY; from the coding sequence ATGAAAGAATTTAAATTAAGAATTGAATATCAAAGAGGTACACAAAATGATAATAAACATGTCGAGATATTCAGAGGAGTAAAAACGATTGAAAGAGCGAGAAAAATAATAGCAAATCGAACGAATATCAATCGAGCCGTATATAGAGCGGAATATTATCATAATCCGCTATGCATTGTAGGAACTCCTAATAAACGTAATGGTGAAATAAGATATTAA
- a CDS encoding hypothetical protein (Evidence 5 : Unknown function) — MSSLEYFLDKVIELIQETKDNKKNDGKTIIIVKGKIDKDILSKIIKEEKLNPEDVVIVNNITD; from the coding sequence ATGAGCAGTTTAGAATATTTTTTAGACAAAGTAATTGAATTAATTCAAGAAACGAAAGATAATAAAAAAAACGATGGTAAAACAATTATCATCGTAAAAGGTAAAATCGATAAAGATATTTTATCTAAAATTATCAAAGAAGAAAAGTTAAACCCTGAAGATGTTGTAATAGTAAACAATATCACGGATTGA
- a CDS encoding hypothetical protein (Evidence 5 : Unknown function) translates to MKNHNQTLEIEKLIEKQLDWLQEEIDNTNYKSTKYINDIDKLVELRNYIENLHKEKHLLEQLQNLYESIYINISNK, encoded by the coding sequence ATGAAAAACCACAATCAAACTTTAGAAATAGAAAAATTAATTGAAAAGCAATTAGACTGGTTACAAGAGGAAATTGACAATACAAATTATAAATCGACAAAGTATATTAATGATATTGATAAGTTAGTTGAACTTAGAAATTATATCGAGAATTTACACAAAGAAAAACATCTTCTTGAACAATTGCAAAATTTATATGAGAGCATTTATATTAATATATCAAATAAATGA
- a CDS encoding Methyltransferase, giving the protein MKTPITYYGGKQRLADTIVSIIPAHKIYCEPYFGGGAVFFRKEPSWLEVINDKNDNLINFYKEVQTNFEQLKILVDNSLCSESDFFQAKEIYYGRTESDSIKKAWAIWYILNLSFSGSVYGSWKKDNGSNGSHVGIYFQNKRESFRIGLKHRLQRVQISCRDAIDVIQGRDSKETFFYLDPPYPGQYQQHYSGFTHKNLYELLQVLSNIKGKFILSNYNSQTLKYHIIKYGWRYETVKMRLSVNSYNENEEVKYRNEILVMNFEPKRNLFEL; this is encoded by the coding sequence ATGAAAACCCCAATAACATATTACGGAGGTAAACAACGCCTTGCGGATACCATTGTTTCTATTATACCGGCGCACAAAATTTATTGTGAACCCTACTTTGGAGGCGGGGCGGTTTTCTTCAGGAAAGAACCAAGCTGGCTCGAAGTAATTAACGACAAAAACGATAACTTAATTAATTTTTATAAAGAAGTACAAACCAATTTCGAGCAGCTTAAAATACTGGTAGATAATTCACTTTGCAGTGAAAGCGATTTTTTTCAAGCCAAAGAAATATATTACGGACGGACAGAAAGCGATTCGATTAAAAAAGCGTGGGCAATTTGGTATATTCTTAATCTTTCTTTTTCCGGATCGGTTTACGGTAGCTGGAAAAAAGATAACGGAAGTAATGGAAGCCACGTTGGAATATACTTTCAGAACAAAAGAGAAAGTTTCCGGATCGGATTAAAACATCGTTTGCAGCGTGTTCAAATAAGTTGTAGAGATGCAATAGATGTTATCCAAGGGCGGGATTCCAAAGAAACATTCTTTTATCTCGATCCGCCTTATCCGGGACAATATCAACAACATTATAGCGGATTTACTCATAAGAATTTATATGAGTTATTACAAGTACTTTCCAATATAAAAGGCAAATTCATTCTATCAAACTACAATAGTCAAACGCTGAAATATCATATAATTAAATACGGTTGGAGATACGAAACGGTTAAAATGAGGTTGTCTGTAAATTCATACAATGAAAATGAAGAAGTTAAATATCGAAATGAAATCCTTGTAATGAATTTTGAACCCAAAAGAAACTTATTTGAGTTATGA
- a CDS encoding conserved hypothetical protein (Evidence 4 : Unknown function but conserved in other organisms): protein MDAKKQIPEVSNHFKDFLDALIVSEYNGIRRKIINKCKINDQIFRNWKNGITAVPELAKPIINEIAGYEVFEILEN, encoded by the coding sequence ATGGATGCAAAAAAACAAATTCCCGAAGTATCAAATCATTTTAAAGATTTTCTGGACGCTCTTATAGTGTCGGAGTATAACGGCATACGCCGGAAAATTATAAACAAATGTAAAATCAACGATCAGATTTTCCGTAATTGGAAAAACGGCATTACTGCCGTCCCTGAGTTGGCAAAGCCAATTATCAATGAAATAGCCGGTTATGAAGTTTTTGAAATTTTAGAAAACTGA